The Patescibacteria group bacterium genome segment AATCGGGTTCAGACAAATTGATTCTAGATTTGCGCGGTAACCCAGGCGGATACTTGAGTGCCGCCGTTGATATGGCAAGCTGGTTTTTGCCTGCAGGAAAGATTATAGTTACAGAAGATTTTGGTAAAAACCAAGTCCCAAATGTCTACCGTAGTCGCGCAGACAGTTCTGGAATCTTTAGCGATAAATTGAAATTTGCCGTACTAGTAAACGGGGGATCAGCCTCGGCCTCAGAAATCCTAGCTGGAGCGCTTCAGGAATACGGTGTAGCCAAACTTGTCGGCTCAACGACCTACGGTAAGGGTTCTGTGCAGGAGCTTGTCGACATCACACCTGATACATCACTCAAAGTCACCGTGGCGCGATGGCTAACGCCTAAGGGCAAGTCAATTTCACTTAAAGGTATCACGCCCGATGTGAAGGTAGATATAACAGAAGGCGACGTACAAAAAGGTAGGGACCCTCAAATGGAGGCAGCATATAAACTATTAACCAAATAAATCACATGAAAATAATTTTACTTCACGACGTACCAAAGATCGGTAAAAAATATGATATTAAGAATGTTTCAGATGGTCATGCGCTTAATCTTTTGATTCCTAAAGGGCTGGCGGAAATTGCTACTCCAAATGCGGTCAAAAAAATTGAGAAAATTAAACTGGAAGATAAAACTCATCAGAAAATTCAGGAAGATCTTTTGTTGCTAAACTTGAAATCTATTGAAGGTACCACACTGCTCATTAAGGAAAAAGCCAACGAAAAGGGCAATTTGTTTGCAGGAATTCATAAGGAGGAAATTATTAAACGCCTTCGGGAGGAAAAAAATATCGACTTACTACCGGACTTCATAGTGCTTGAGAAACCTATCAAGGAAGTGGGGAAGCACGTTGTGGAAATTAAGGTTAAGG includes the following:
- the rplI gene encoding 50S ribosomal protein L9, whose amino-acid sequence is MKIILLHDVPKIGKKYDIKNVSDGHALNLLIPKGLAEIATPNAVKKIEKIKLEDKTHQKIQEDLLLLNLKSIEGTTLLIKEKANEKGNLFAGIHKEEIIKRLREEKNIDLLPDFIVLEKPIKEVGKHVVEIKVKDKTAKLRLEISGL